One Triticum dicoccoides isolate Atlit2015 ecotype Zavitan chromosome 4B, WEW_v2.0, whole genome shotgun sequence genomic window carries:
- the LOC119295094 gene encoding presenilin-like protein At2g29900 has protein sequence MADEGPAPAPAAAAAVPVGGASATILDSLGEDITRIVGPVSACMLIVVLLVSLLSSPSSPSPLAASFAAAGGAGPGGGGGDDLASALVTAVVFVVFVTAATFLMALLFYFSCTPCLRAYLGLSAIWILLLLGGQMCLLLLSRLRLPLDVVSCALLLPNAAAALAIAAISPASVPIALHQAALLAIAVLTAFWFTLLPEWTTWALLVAMAVYDLGAVLIPGGPLRVLLELAIERNEEIPALVYGARPVDPRHGQNWRLWRERARQLGGDLDPSSTVEVIGEVLGRNPLLNSGGNSPNSTTQAGEQTNFTGAVSNSRLRESPVPDLSSGSANAQVREALALPETRLDIAELRVPLIQPQPDRTSDDDDDDDEDGIGLGSSGAIKLGLGDFIFYSVLVGRAAMYDYMTVYACYLAIIAGLGITLLLLAFYRKALPALPVSITLGVLFYVLTRTLLETFVMQCSTNFLMF, from the coding sequence ATGGCGGACGAGGGCCCAGCCCCAGCccccgcggcggccgccgccgtCCCCGTCGGCGGGGCATCCGCCACCATACTCGACTCGCTCGGCGAGGACATCACCCGCATCGTCGGCCCGGTCTCCGCCTGCATGctcatcgtcgtcctcctcgtctccctgctctcctccccctcctccccgtccccgctcgccgcctccttcgccgccgcCGGAGGCGCCGGCCCCGGCGGGGGCGGGGGAGATGACCTCGCCAGCGCCCTCGTCACCGCCGTCGTTTTCGTCGTCTTCGTCACGGCCGCCACCTTCCTCATGGCGCTGCTCTTCTACTTCAGCTGCACGCCCTGCCTCCGCGCCTACCTCGGCCTCTCCGCGATCtggatcctcctcctcctcggcggccagatgtgcctcctcctcctctcccgcctcCGCCTCCCGCTCGACGTCGTCTCCTGCGCGCTGCTCCTCCCCAACGCGGCCGCGGCGCTCGCCATCGCCGCGATCTCGCCGGCGTCCGTCCCCATCGCGCTCCACCAGGCCGCGCTCCTCGCCATCGCCGTGCTCACCGCCTTCTGGTTCACGCTGCTCCCCGAGTGGACCACCTGGGCGCTGCTCGTCGCCATGGCCGTCTACGACCTCGGCGCCGTCCTCATCCCCGGTGGCCCCCTGAGGGTTCTTCTTGAGCTGGCCATTGAGAGGAACGAGGAGATACCGGCGCTGGTGTACGGGGCAAGGCCAGTGGATCCCAGGCACGGCCAGAATTGGCGGCTTTGGAGGGAGAGGGCGCGGCAGCTCGGCGGGGATTTGGACCCCAGCTCCACAGTTGAGGTGATTGGTGAGGTGCTGGGGAGAAATCCTCTTCTCAATTCAGGTGGCAATTCACCCAATTCGACGACCCAAGCCGGTGAGCAGACGAACTTCACTGGTGCTGTTAGTAATTCAAGGCTCAGGGAGTCACCGGTGCCAGATTTGAGCTCTGGTTCTGCCAATGCACAAGTCAGAGAGGCGCTTGCATTGCCGGAGACTAGACTGGATATTGCTGAACTGAGGGTACCGTTGATCCAGCCACAGCCAGATAGAACCagtgacgatgacgacgacgatgatgaagatggcatcgGGTTGGGCTCATCAGGGGCAATCAAGCTTGGGCTGGGGGACTTCATATTCTACAGCGTGCTCGTCGGGAGGGCGGCTATGTATGACTACATGACAGTCTACGCGTGCTACCTTGCCATCATTGCGGGGCTCGGCATCACTCTGCTACTGCTGGCATTCTACCGCAAGGCATTGCCCGCCCTACCGGTGTCCATCACCCTCGGCGTTCTGTTTTACGTGCTCACAAGAACACTGCTCGAGACATTTGTTATGCAGTGCTCCACAAACTTTCTGATGTTTTAG
- the LOC119293366 gene encoding zinc finger protein ZAT9-like, producing MPPRGRKHWCKQCKRSFPSGASLGGHMAVHRSRRKKQLSGNPRVAGERYGLRERCQKTSWLLDSASSDDDRWALFPKTECQLCFKSFASPDALSMHMRMHKRRRKMAVEHQASVGDGDHNAPLSAAPVMKRKRSRRMVMDTVPSPVMKSYGMEEVDAAWILVSLSGDHGMCSASVDCGEGGEMDVNAASAFDTLMTEMGLSSPDHHGPVGDNELMEPEPSSSYEEGKFVSLSKVLKATASYECKLCGQVFTSGQGLGGHRKRHSFADHGRVPTVPKSAATQPCEELLPPDRRSLSLSLPAPSIWNCSSTRPKPEPNPLLVASSLWDERMLGVI from the coding sequence ATGCCGCCGAGGGGGAGGAAGCACTGGTGCAAGCAGTGCAAGAGGAGCTTCCCTTCCGGGGCCTCACTCGGAGGCCACATGGCGGTCCACAGGAGCCGGCGCAAGAAACAGCTGAGCGGCAACCCAAGAGTCGCCGGCGAGAGGTACGGCCTCCGGGAGAGGTGCCAGAAGACGTCGTGGCTGCTGGATTCCGCTTCTAGCGACGACGATCGATGGGCGTTGTTCCCCAAGACTGAATGCCAGTTGTGCTTCAAGTCCTTTGCCTCCCCTGACGCCCTGTCGATGCACATGAGGATGCACAAGCGCCGCAGGAAGATGGCTGTGGAGCACCAGGCATCGGTAGGCGATGGTGATCACAATGCTCCTCTGTCTGCTGCTCcagtgatgaagaggaagaggtcgaGGAGGATGGTCATGGACACTGTTCCTTCCCCGGTGATGAAGTCATATGGGATGGAGGAGGTTGATGCCGCATGGATTCTTGTGTCGCTTTCAGGAGATCATGGCATGTGCTCGGCTTCTGTTGATTGTGGCGAAGGTGGTGAGATGGACGTCAACGCGGCATCGGCGTTCGATACGCTCATGACAGAGATGGGGCTGAGTTCTCCTGATCATCATGGCCCAGTTGGAGATAATGAGTTGATGGAGCCAGAGCCTTCTAGCTCTTATGAGGAAGGGAAGTTTGTCAGCCTTTCAAAGGTGTTGAAGGCAACAGCTAGCTATGAGTGCAAGCTTTGTGGACAGGTCTTCACGTCTGGTCAGGGATTGGGAGGCCACAGAAAGCGTCACAGTTTTGCCGATCATGGTAGAGTTCCAACCGTTCCCAAATCTGCAGCGACTCAACCGTGCGAAGAGCTGCTTCCACCGGATCGCCGGTCGCTCTCTCTCAGCCTGCCAGCTCCCAGCATATGGAACTGCAGCAGCACAAGGCCAAAGCCTGAACCGAATCCGCTGTTGGTCGCAAGCAGCCTTTGGGATGAACGAATGCTGGGCGTTATCTGA